A window of Castanea sativa cultivar Marrone di Chiusa Pesio chromosome 1, ASM4071231v1 contains these coding sequences:
- the LOC142626494 gene encoding zinc finger BED domain-containing protein RICESLEEPER 2-like, with protein sequence MEGGTSSAHNDKPNDKPESSTTVCEGLKDQNESIVKIRNDVRYVRPSPSRLQAFKNCVEREKIPSKSLECLDLPTRWNSTYMMLEATMKFQNAFERLREEDSQFDSYFNDDDNDENEVADDNGRGKGRGRKNIEPPNVLDWGKARIFVQFLKLFYIVTLRFSGSLYVTSNAFFHELVSVQSKLLTLSRSEDNMLKHMVASMGRKYDKYWENVKNINFLLYIAVVLDPHHKLRYILFSFKQVYENSKAN encoded by the exons atGGAGGGTGGGACATCTAGTGCCCACAATGACAAACCCAATGACAAACCTGAGTCTTCAACCACAG TGTGTGAGGGCTTAAAAGACCAAAATGAATCAATTGTTAAGATTAGAAATGATGTGAGATATGTTAGGCCTTCTCCATCTAGGCTTCAAGCTTTTAAGAATTGTGTAGAGCGTGAAAAGATTCCTAGTAAAAGTCTAGAATGCCTAGATCTTCCAACTAGGTGGAATTCAACCTATATGATGTTGGAGGCAACTATGAAGTTCCAAAATGCTTTTGAGCGGCTACGAGAGGAAGACTCACAATTTGATTCATATtttaatgatgatgataatgatgagaaTGAGGTTGCGGATGATAATGGGAGAGGAAAAGGGAGAGGGAGAAAGAATATTGAGCCTCCTAATGTGCTTGATTGGGGAAAGGCTAGAATCTTTGTGCaatttctaaaacttttttatataGTGACTTTGCGATTTTCAGGCTCTTTATATGTCACATCTAATGCATTTTTCCATGAACTTGTGTCAGTGCAATCTAAATTGTTGACTTTAAGTAGAAGTGAGGATAATATGTTGAAGCATATGGTTGCTAGCATGGGAAGGAAATATGACAAATATTGGGAGAAtgttaaaaatatcaattttttgttgtatattgCTGTTGTGCTAGACCCTCATCATAAATTGAGATATATCTTGTTTTCCTTTAAACAAGTTTATGAGAATTCCAAGGCAAATTGA